A single region of the Biomaibacter acetigenes genome encodes:
- a CDS encoding AbrB family transcriptional regulator, whose amino-acid sequence MDKVIFTITLALIGGFIGNELKIPAGPLLGAMTFVGAANILGAKPEIPESFNTLAQIILGGFLGLAITKEVVAGLKDYIIPSLLVVVILAILGVFTGFIVSKLTGTELYTSLFGSVPGGMQEMIILSESYDVNHPAVVVIQTVRRVLIVVIYPLLVYMVSRYTGNSLHLLGK is encoded by the coding sequence ATGGATAAAGTTATCTTCACCATTACTCTGGCTCTCATTGGTGGCTTTATCGGCAATGAGCTTAAAATCCCGGCGGGCCCTCTTTTAGGTGCCATGACCTTTGTGGGTGCGGCGAATATTTTGGGGGCAAAGCCGGAAATTCCGGAATCTTTCAACACCCTTGCCCAAATAATACTGGGAGGATTTTTAGGCCTTGCCATCACTAAAGAAGTGGTAGCGGGGTTAAAAGATTATATAATCCCGTCTCTACTGGTAGTAGTAATCCTTGCCATATTAGGTGTATTCACAGGTTTTATTGTAAGCAAGCTTACCGGTACAGAGCTTTACACTTCCCTTTTCGGCAGCGTACCAGGTGGCATGCAGGAGATGATAATCCTTTCAGAGTCCTATGATGTGAATCACCCGGCGGTGGTAGTGATCCAGACCGTGCGCCGGGTACTGATTGTAGTGATATATCCTTTACTGGTTTATATGGTATCAAGATATACCGGTAACTCTTTACATCTTTTGGGGAAATAA
- the icd gene encoding isocitrate dehydrogenase (NADP(+)), which yields MPEKIYVKDGKLIISDNPIIPFIEGDGTGPDIWRATRKVVDAAVEKAYGGRRSIEWKEILAGEKAFHLTGKWLPEETVDAIKEHIIAIKGPLTTPIGGGFRSINVTLRQELDLYACVRPVKWIPGVPSPVVHPEHVDVVIFRENTEDIYAGIEWEAESEDAKKARQFLNIEMSCNVPEDAGIGVKYISKAASERLMRKALKYAIENGRKSVTIVHKGNIMKYTEGSFKNWCYALAKSEFAGKIVTEEELPSCGSNVPEGKIIVKDRISDNMFQQLLLRPSEYDVIVTPNLNGDYLSDAAAAQVGGLGMAPGGNIGDYIALFEATHGTAPKYAGLDKVNPGSLILSAVMMLEYMGWKEAASLITEGLAKAISQKTVTYDLARQMEGAREVTTSEFARAIIESIT from the coding sequence ATGCCCGAAAAAATTTATGTAAAAGACGGAAAACTCATAATCTCCGACAATCCAATCATTCCCTTCATCGAAGGAGACGGCACCGGGCCTGACATATGGCGGGCCACAAGGAAAGTAGTGGATGCGGCGGTGGAAAAGGCTTACGGGGGCCGGCGCAGTATCGAATGGAAGGAGATACTGGCTGGAGAGAAGGCTTTTCATCTCACAGGTAAGTGGTTGCCCGAAGAAACCGTTGATGCCATTAAGGAACATATCATTGCCATAAAAGGCCCCCTTACCACACCGATAGGAGGGGGGTTCAGAAGCATCAATGTTACACTGAGGCAGGAACTGGACCTTTACGCCTGTGTTAGGCCTGTCAAATGGATCCCCGGTGTCCCAAGTCCGGTAGTCCATCCCGAACACGTGGATGTGGTTATATTTAGAGAAAACACCGAGGATATATATGCTGGCATAGAGTGGGAAGCAGAAAGTGAAGACGCAAAGAAAGCGAGACAATTCTTAAACATCGAGATGTCCTGCAACGTTCCCGAAGATGCGGGCATAGGCGTGAAATATATATCTAAGGCCGCTTCCGAGCGCTTAATGCGCAAGGCTTTAAAATACGCCATCGAGAATGGACGAAAATCTGTCACCATAGTTCATAAAGGGAATATCATGAAATACACCGAGGGAAGTTTTAAAAACTGGTGCTACGCCCTGGCAAAAAGCGAATTTGCAGGCAAAATAGTGACTGAGGAAGAGCTTCCATCATGCGGCAGCAATGTGCCGGAAGGTAAAATTATCGTAAAGGACCGCATATCTGACAACATGTTCCAGCAGCTTCTCCTTCGGCCTTCAGAATATGATGTCATAGTGACTCCCAACTTAAACGGAGATTATCTTTCCGATGCGGCTGCTGCCCAGGTGGGAGGTCTCGGTATGGCCCCCGGGGGAAATATCGGGGACTACATTGCCCTCTTTGAAGCTACCCACGGCACCGCACCCAAATATGCAGGGCTAGACAAGGTGAACCCCGGCTCCCTGATTCTTTCTGCAGTGATGATGCTGGAATATATGGGGTGGAAAGAAGCAGCATCTCTCATTACCGAAGGCCTGGCGAAGGCCATTTCCCAAAAGACCGTTACCTACGACCTGGCCCGGCAGATGGAAGGGGCCAGGGAAGTTACGACTTCTGAGTTTGCCCGGGCAATTATTGAAAGTATAACTTAG
- the citF gene encoding citrate lyase subunit alpha, whose protein sequence is MLNAVGREIPEELGMPYKGEMLQPSGRAAGHLIKAARPHEKKVLSGIKEAIIKSGLKDGMTISFHHHLREGDYLVNMVLAAIDELGIRDLKLAPSSLNNCHEPVIEYIKKGVITSIETSGLRGSLAREVSGGILKKPVIIRSHGGRPRAIESGELHIDVAFIGAPCADTYGNLNGVDGPSAFGAMGYAMVDARHADCVIAITDNLKKYPIQPISIPATLVDYVVCVDSIGNPEGIMSGATRFTRSPRELLIAELASRVIINSGVFEDGFSMQMGSGGATLAVIRYLSNAMKKRNIKASYGLGGITGPYVQLLEEGLVERFLDVQCFDLRAVESLKNDRNHIEIDASYYANPFNKGCAVNNLDVVILSALEVDTDFNVNVITGSDGTIMGASGGHSDAAYGARLTIITTPLMRGRLPIVVDRVQTVITPGSSIDVVVTERGIAVNPKNKGMEERLKDAGLPICSIEELKHRAEKITGKPDPVQFGDRIVGIVEYRDGSIIDVIRNVID, encoded by the coding sequence ATGTTAAATGCCGTTGGGCGGGAAATACCCGAAGAGCTGGGAATGCCCTATAAAGGAGAAATGCTGCAGCCTTCAGGAAGAGCGGCCGGGCATCTCATAAAGGCTGCCAGGCCCCATGAGAAAAAAGTGCTTTCAGGCATAAAAGAAGCTATTATTAAAAGCGGTTTAAAAGATGGTATGACCATATCCTTCCACCATCATTTAAGAGAGGGAGACTATTTAGTAAATATGGTGCTGGCAGCCATTGATGAACTGGGTATAAGGGATCTGAAGCTTGCCCCCAGTTCCCTTAATAACTGCCATGAGCCGGTAATCGAATATATTAAAAAAGGAGTTATCACCTCTATAGAAACCAGCGGTCTTCGGGGGAGCCTTGCCCGGGAAGTTTCCGGGGGTATACTTAAAAAGCCTGTCATAATAAGGTCCCATGGAGGCAGGCCCAGAGCCATCGAGTCCGGAGAGCTCCACATTGACGTAGCATTTATCGGAGCGCCGTGTGCCGACACTTACGGAAACCTCAACGGAGTCGATGGGCCCTCTGCTTTCGGTGCCATGGGATATGCCATGGTGGATGCCCGGCATGCCGATTGTGTTATAGCCATTACCGATAACCTGAAAAAATATCCCATCCAGCCTATAAGCATTCCTGCCACGCTGGTAGACTACGTGGTATGTGTGGATTCTATCGGAAATCCCGAGGGTATAATGTCCGGGGCTACGAGGTTTACCAGAAGCCCCAGGGAGCTCTTGATTGCGGAACTTGCCAGCAGGGTTATAATAAATTCCGGAGTTTTTGAAGACGGCTTTTCCATGCAGATGGGTTCCGGCGGAGCAACCCTGGCGGTGATAAGATACCTGAGCAATGCCATGAAGAAGAGAAATATCAAGGCGAGTTACGGTCTGGGGGGCATAACCGGCCCCTATGTACAGCTTCTGGAAGAGGGCCTTGTAGAAAGGTTCCTGGATGTACAGTGCTTTGACCTGAGGGCTGTGGAGTCCCTGAAGAATGACAGAAATCATATCGAAATAGATGCCTCCTACTACGCCAACCCCTTTAACAAAGGGTGTGCCGTCAACAACCTGGATGTGGTGATCTTAAGCGCCCTTGAGGTGGATACGGATTTTAACGTCAACGTCATCACAGGCTCCGACGGCACCATCATGGGCGCCTCCGGCGGTCATTCCGATGCGGCCTATGGCGCGAGGCTCACCATCATAACAACACCTCTCATGAGGGGAAGGCTTCCTATTGTGGTGGATAGGGTGCAGACCGTCATCACACCGGGCAGCAGCATAGATGTGGTGGTGACCGAAAGGGGTATTGCTGTAAATCCCAAAAATAAGGGAATGGAAGAAAGATTAAAAGATGCCGGCCTGCCGATATGTTCTATAGAAGAACTGAAACACAGGGCAGAGAAAATAACGGGCAAACCGGATCCCGTACAGTTTGGAGACAGAATCGTAGGCATAGTGGAATACAGGGACGGCTCCATCATAGATGTGATCCGAAATGTAATCGATTGA
- a CDS encoding aldolase/citrate lyase family protein codes for MIQDSMIYGADTILIDLEDSVSVYEKDAARYLVKYALRTLDFGKSEVAVRINGMDTPYWRHDISMIIPERPDMIRLPKAESAGDVKTLDAAISDLEAASGIKVGTTKIMVSIESARGLKNAYDIAVASRRMVAIAIGGEDFTADLGVKKTREGNELLVARGELVLAARAAGVDAIDSVFSDVNDEVGFRMETEKAKAMGFTGKSVINPRQIPIVHDVFKPTCEEIEEALKIKEAIKEAESRGSGVISLNGKMVDRPIVKRAERTLELAEMLGLIKEVAAC; via the coding sequence ATGATTCAGGATTCGATGATATACGGGGCCGATACCATATTGATAGACCTCGAAGATTCGGTTTCGGTTTATGAAAAAGATGCGGCAAGGTATCTGGTAAAATACGCATTGAGGACCCTGGATTTCGGAAAATCTGAAGTGGCGGTCAGGATAAACGGCATGGATACCCCCTACTGGAGACACGATATCAGCATGATAATACCGGAAAGGCCTGATATGATAAGGCTTCCCAAAGCGGAATCCGCCGGTGATGTGAAGACCCTTGATGCCGCCATAAGCGACCTGGAAGCTGCTTCAGGCATTAAAGTGGGCACGACAAAAATTATGGTTTCCATAGAAAGTGCCAGGGGTCTCAAAAACGCCTATGATATAGCTGTTGCCAGCCGGCGCATGGTGGCGATAGCCATAGGTGGAGAAGATTTTACAGCTGACCTGGGAGTCAAAAAGACGCGGGAGGGCAACGAATTATTGGTGGCGCGAGGAGAACTGGTACTGGCAGCGAGAGCTGCAGGAGTGGATGCCATTGATTCAGTTTTCTCAGATGTAAATGATGAAGTGGGCTTCAGGATGGAAACAGAAAAGGCCAAAGCCATGGGATTCACCGGAAAATCAGTGATAAATCCCAGGCAGATTCCGATAGTCCACGATGTATTTAAGCCCACTTGTGAGGAAATAGAAGAAGCCTTGAAAATAAAAGAAGCCATAAAAGAGGCCGAAAGTCGGGGGTCTGGAGTCATTTCCCTCAACGGAAAAATGGTAGATAGACCCATAGTAAAACGAGCCGAAAGGACCCTGGAGCTGGCCGAAATGCTGGGCCTCATCAAGGAGGTGGCAGCATGTTAA
- the citD gene encoding citrate lyase acyl carrier protein, producing the protein MISSQAGTDEKNDVIVEIQPLGRGEGIKIEINSPVKKQFGRQIESSILDVLHKRGIEDVKVTVHDKKALDFAIRARLEAAIDRAGGEGVEASQNSAVCSG; encoded by the coding sequence TTGATTTCAAGTCAAGCTGGAACTGACGAAAAAAATGATGTAATTGTAGAGATCCAGCCGCTGGGCAGGGGTGAAGGCATAAAGATAGAGATAAACAGTCCCGTAAAAAAGCAGTTCGGCAGGCAGATAGAGTCTTCCATACTGGATGTGCTTCACAAGCGGGGCATTGAGGATGTAAAGGTAACGGTCCACGATAAAAAAGCCCTGGACTTTGCCATAAGGGCAAGGCTGGAAGCCGCCATCGATAGAGCAGGGGGTGAAGGCGTTGAAGCTTCGCAGAACTCTGCTGTATGTTCCGGGTAA
- a CDS encoding 2-methylaconitate cis-trans isomerase PrpF family protein, with translation MPKKIRCCVMRGGTSRALFFRREDLPGAPELQKKIFIQAMGTPDPKQVDGLGGTTSSTSKVAIVSKSSRPGFDVDYTFAQVGVDKPIVEFSGNCGNISSAVGPFAVDEGMVNPREPITQVNIYNTNTGKKIMAEVPVKNGFFHSAGNFTIPGVIQKGSEIKLRFYQPEGAMTGKLFPTGSFIDDIEVDGSIYNVSVMDCTNPYVFVDASRLGLKGTEPPEVLNRTAAFNVMQKIRKIVGEKLGIEGEAFPKICAVSPPCSHLLRNGIELRHDEINIISRVISMGKTHKTIPLTAALCLGAAAVVKDSIPGQNVRNLFDSISRDNKVVKIGHPEGVIEVKVDYSYEDTHIKIESVACSRTARRIMEGYILVDL, from the coding sequence ATGCCGAAAAAAATCCGCTGCTGCGTGATGAGGGGCGGCACCAGCAGGGCTCTGTTTTTCCGCAGGGAAGACCTGCCCGGGGCCCCAGAACTCCAGAAGAAAATATTTATACAGGCCATGGGGACACCGGACCCGAAACAGGTGGACGGCCTTGGGGGCACCACATCTTCTACCAGCAAGGTTGCTATCGTCAGCAAATCATCAAGGCCGGGATTTGATGTGGATTATACCTTTGCACAGGTAGGCGTCGATAAACCCATAGTCGAATTCAGCGGGAACTGCGGCAACATATCCTCCGCCGTCGGCCCCTTTGCGGTGGATGAAGGCATGGTAAATCCGAGAGAGCCCATAACCCAAGTAAATATCTATAATACCAATACCGGAAAGAAAATAATGGCGGAGGTTCCGGTAAAAAATGGTTTTTTTCATTCTGCCGGAAATTTCACCATTCCGGGGGTCATTCAAAAGGGGTCAGAGATAAAACTTAGATTTTATCAGCCCGAAGGGGCTATGACGGGGAAATTATTCCCCACCGGCAGTTTTATAGATGATATTGAAGTGGATGGCAGTATATATAATGTAAGCGTCATGGACTGCACAAACCCCTATGTATTCGTGGATGCAAGCCGGTTAGGATTGAAAGGGACCGAACCGCCGGAGGTTCTTAATAGAACTGCTGCATTTAATGTAATGCAGAAAATAAGAAAAATAGTTGGGGAAAAGCTGGGGATTGAAGGTGAGGCCTTTCCAAAAATATGTGCCGTTTCACCTCCATGCAGTCATTTGCTGCGAAATGGTATCGAACTGAGACACGATGAAATCAACATTATATCAAGGGTCATCTCCATGGGTAAAACCCATAAGACAATACCGCTTACCGCAGCCCTCTGTCTGGGGGCGGCCGCAGTTGTAAAGGACAGTATTCCGGGCCAAAATGTTAGAAACCTTTTTGACTCAATAAGCAGGGATAATAAGGTAGTAAAAATCGGACATCCGGAAGGAGTCATTGAAGTAAAAGTAGATTACAGTTATGAAGATACCCACATAAAAATAGAGAGTGTAGCTTGCAGCAGGACTGCAAGAAGAATAATGGAAGGATATATTTTGGTGGATTTATAA
- a CDS encoding tripartite tricarboxylate transporter permease yields MDVIFQNLALGLNQALTLNNILWVFIGGLLGTVIGMLPGLGPATGVAVLIPITYGMNPATALITMAAVYYGAMFGGSRASIMINTPGDASAIVTCFDGYPMTKNGQAGKALAISAIASFIGGMIGVVMLIFLTLPVANAALKFGPAEMFSLMLFALTATVTLSQGNIMKGFIAMTMGFMLSSIGIDPQTGILRYTFGISELQDGIDFLVAMIGLYAVAEVFKNYKDINMQYKVDSKTIGRVMISKEELKKCIMPMLRSSPLGFIVGVLPGMGGTIATFMAYALEKQLSKHPEKFGKGAIEGVAAPEAANNACSCGALVPLLTLGIPGSGTTAVMLGALMMLGVRPGPILFQQHPEIAWGVIASMIVGNIILIIINLPLVVPLVQLLRIPQRLMLPLILGLGFMGTYFLNYSAFDFILVSLFGIGGYIMSKLEIPIPPMVLALILGSTTEQSFRNAMTISNNSISIFFTKPISLVLIILAALSIVYSVQRERKIAQKTSASSVRGV; encoded by the coding sequence TTGGATGTAATATTTCAAAATCTAGCACTGGGTTTGAACCAGGCATTGACTCTTAACAATATACTCTGGGTTTTCATCGGAGGCCTTCTGGGAACGGTTATCGGCATGCTGCCGGGGCTTGGGCCTGCCACAGGTGTTGCGGTTCTCATTCCCATCACCTACGGCATGAATCCTGCCACTGCACTGATAACCATGGCCGCAGTATACTATGGCGCCATGTTTGGCGGTTCCAGGGCTTCCATCATGATAAATACTCCCGGCGACGCATCGGCCATAGTAACCTGCTTTGACGGCTACCCAATGACAAAGAACGGGCAGGCCGGAAAAGCGCTGGCCATTTCAGCCATTGCATCATTCATAGGCGGCATGATAGGTGTAGTAATGCTTATATTTTTGACACTGCCTGTGGCAAACGCCGCCCTGAAATTCGGCCCCGCCGAGATGTTTTCGCTGATGCTCTTCGCCCTCACCGCTACGGTGACCCTGTCTCAGGGGAATATCATGAAGGGTTTTATAGCCATGACTATGGGATTTATGCTCAGCAGTATAGGCATCGATCCCCAGACGGGCATTTTGAGGTATACTTTTGGCATCTCAGAACTTCAGGACGGTATAGATTTTCTTGTGGCCATGATCGGCCTTTACGCCGTGGCGGAAGTTTTCAAAAACTATAAAGACATTAATATGCAGTATAAAGTCGATTCCAAAACTATTGGGAGAGTTATGATCTCGAAAGAAGAGCTTAAAAAATGCATCATGCCCATGCTTAGGAGCTCCCCGCTAGGATTTATTGTTGGAGTATTGCCGGGCATGGGAGGCACCATTGCCACCTTCATGGCTTACGCCCTTGAAAAACAGTTGAGCAAGCATCCTGAAAAATTCGGCAAAGGGGCCATAGAGGGAGTGGCGGCGCCTGAAGCCGCAAACAACGCCTGTTCCTGCGGCGCCCTGGTTCCCCTTCTGACACTGGGGATCCCCGGCTCCGGGACTACGGCTGTTATGCTGGGCGCTCTGATGATGCTGGGTGTAAGGCCCGGCCCGATTCTGTTCCAGCAGCATCCCGAAATAGCCTGGGGTGTCATAGCGTCCATGATTGTGGGCAACATCATTCTTATTATAATAAATCTTCCGCTGGTGGTGCCTCTTGTCCAGCTTTTAAGAATACCCCAGAGGCTGATGCTGCCGCTTATACTGGGTCTGGGATTCATGGGGACATATTTCCTGAATTACAGCGCTTTTGATTTCATACTTGTTTCCCTGTTTGGAATCGGCGGATATATCATGTCAAAGCTGGAAATCCCCATACCTCCCATGGTGCTTGCGCTCATACTGGGAAGCACCACGGAACAGTCTTTCAGGAATGCCATGACCATCTCCAACAACAGTATTTCCATCTTCTTTACAAAACCCATATCCCTGGTTTTAATAATACTGGCGGCTCTATCTATTGTATATTCCGTACAGCGGGAAAGAAAAATTGCCCAAAAAACTTCCGCCTCAAGCGTAAGAGGTGTATGA
- a CDS encoding tripartite tricarboxylate transporter TctB family protein, translating into MTKNTMSGIISIILGVFYLIMTLRIPVLAVGDQVGPKLFPTIVAAIAIICGVGLLVAESRSKNKNEQKISWDIQGQKDVYVRIALTIVAGLIYGFILDPLGYILSTIIFMLMVMFIINSARRILENIGISVAFSVITYVVFATFLKLSLPRGILSF; encoded by the coding sequence ATGACCAAAAATACAATGAGCGGCATAATTTCAATTATTCTCGGCGTCTTTTATCTCATTATGACCCTGCGTATTCCCGTTCTGGCGGTTGGAGACCAGGTGGGACCCAAATTGTTTCCGACAATTGTGGCTGCAATCGCCATTATATGCGGTGTGGGACTGCTGGTGGCCGAAAGTCGCTCCAAAAATAAAAATGAGCAAAAGATTTCATGGGATATCCAGGGGCAAAAAGATGTTTATGTCAGGATTGCTTTAACTATTGTGGCGGGATTGATTTACGGTTTTATACTGGACCCTCTGGGTTATATACTGTCCACTATTATATTCATGCTCATGGTGATGTTTATAATTAACAGTGCCCGGAGGATTTTGGAAAACATAGGTATTTCCGTGGCTTTTTCCGTAATAACATATGTTGTATTTGCCACATTTCTGAAATTAAGCCTGCCTCGCGGCATTTTATCGTTCTAG
- a CDS encoding tripartite tricarboxylate transporter substrate binding protein has product MSRTKNLIALLLVVLLIAAALAGCGSKQDQGSPAKEEQKAWTPSGTVEIVAPASPGGGWDLLARTMQKTLSEDKIVDKPIIITNKPGGGGATGWNYLKSKKGQGEFLAVNSSLLILNHLLGSSDLTFKDFTPLANLQTEWEVVAVSADSPYKTGKDFFEALKKDPASMPIGVGPALGNDDHIQFLMLAKAYGIDPSTIKFVVYPGAGGEQIPALLGGHIKAITISMAETLEQYKAGKIRILGISSDKRVEVMPDVPTWKEQGIDLVFAHWRGVMGPPDMTPEQVKYWSDAIGKMVQQDSWKTALKNMGQYEYYMPADEYKAYLEKQSAEFESLLKQVGLIK; this is encoded by the coding sequence ATGTCAAGAACAAAAAACCTGATAGCTCTATTGCTGGTAGTATTATTAATTGCAGCGGCCCTGGCCGGTTGCGGCTCAAAACAAGACCAGGGCTCCCCGGCAAAAGAGGAGCAAAAAGCCTGGACACCTTCGGGCACCGTTGAGATAGTGGCTCCTGCAAGCCCCGGCGGCGGATGGGACCTTCTGGCAAGGACCATGCAGAAAACCCTGAGTGAAGACAAAATCGTGGATAAGCCCATTATTATAACAAACAAACCCGGCGGAGGCGGCGCCACCGGCTGGAACTATCTGAAGAGCAAAAAGGGTCAGGGAGAATTTCTGGCGGTAAACTCAAGCCTCTTAATTTTAAATCATCTCCTTGGCAGCAGCGATTTGACATTCAAGGACTTTACACCGCTGGCAAACCTGCAGACCGAATGGGAAGTGGTGGCGGTAAGCGCCGACTCCCCCTACAAGACAGGTAAGGACTTCTTCGAAGCCCTGAAAAAGGATCCTGCTTCGATGCCCATAGGTGTTGGGCCTGCTCTGGGCAACGACGACCACATACAGTTCCTGATGCTGGCAAAAGCTTACGGTATTGACCCCAGTACGATAAAGTTTGTGGTGTACCCGGGAGCCGGCGGCGAGCAGATCCCCGCACTGCTGGGAGGACACATCAAGGCCATCACCATAAGCATGGCTGAGACCCTGGAACAGTATAAAGCCGGAAAGATCCGTATACTGGGCATATCCTCCGACAAGCGCGTAGAAGTAATGCCTGATGTGCCTACATGGAAAGAGCAGGGAATTGATCTGGTGTTTGCTCACTGGCGCGGAGTCATGGGCCCCCCGGATATGACCCCCGAGCAGGTGAAATACTGGAGCGATGCCATCGGAAAGATGGTGCAGCAGGACTCCTGGAAAACAGCCTTAAAAAATATGGGACAGTATGAATACTACATGCCTGCCGATGAGTACAAGGCGTATCTGGAAAAACAGAGTGCGGAATTTGAGAGCCTGTTGAAACAGGTGGGCTTGATAAAATAA
- a CDS encoding isocitrate lyase/PEP mutase family protein yields the protein MKKSLILRERLKQKSIIVVPGASAALFARVIEESGFEAVYATGAGISNMQFGFPDFGLLTMTEVLETVKRINDATSLPVIADIDNGYGNAINVYRTVMEFSKASVAAVQIEDQEAPKRCGHFEGKTLITCREMENKIKAARDGSIDDDLVIIARTDAVAVEGIEEALERANAYIEAGADMIFVEALRSKEELSRIPPALKVPAVANMVEGGKTPLISAKELEAMGYKMALYANCTLRAAVKAVFNILADLKNNGSTKESLSRIISMKERNAITRLDDFYEMERRYGIKE from the coding sequence ATAAAAAAATCGCTGATTTTACGCGAGCGGTTAAAGCAAAAAAGCATAATTGTGGTACCCGGAGCATCGGCAGCCCTTTTTGCACGAGTGATAGAGGAATCCGGTTTTGAAGCCGTATATGCCACCGGAGCGGGTATTTCAAATATGCAGTTTGGTTTTCCGGATTTTGGACTTTTAACCATGACCGAAGTCCTGGAAACAGTAAAAAGGATAAATGATGCCACATCACTTCCGGTCATTGCAGATATAGATAACGGTTATGGCAATGCCATCAACGTATACAGGACAGTAATGGAATTTAGCAAAGCGAGTGTGGCCGCCGTACAGATAGAAGATCAGGAAGCTCCGAAGCGGTGCGGGCATTTTGAGGGGAAAACCCTCATAACCTGCCGAGAGATGGAAAACAAAATAAAAGCCGCCCGGGACGGTTCCATCGATGATGACCTTGTTATAATAGCCAGGACAGACGCGGTGGCAGTGGAAGGAATAGAAGAAGCGCTGGAAAGGGCGAATGCTTATATAGAGGCCGGAGCAGATATGATTTTTGTAGAGGCTTTGCGAAGCAAGGAGGAATTATCCCGCATACCGCCAGCTTTGAAGGTGCCTGCGGTGGCAAATATGGTGGAAGGCGGCAAAACTCCTTTGATCAGTGCAAAAGAACTGGAAGCCATGGGCTACAAAATGGCGCTGTATGCCAACTGCACCTTAAGAGCCGCGGTCAAAGCCGTTTTTAATATCCTGGCGGATTTGAAAAATAATGGCTCAACAAAAGAATCTTTGAGCAGAATAATCTCAATGAAAGAGAGAAATGCCATTACCAGACTTGACGATTTTTATGAAATGGAGAGGAGGTATGGTATAAAAGAATAG